One window of the Nitrospiria bacterium genome contains the following:
- a CDS encoding twin-arginine translocase TatA/TatE family subunit, with product MFGLGLPEIVVILIIVLAVFGVGKLPEVGSGLGRAVRGFKKSVSEQTEIDVTPPKDHSGDKKD from the coding sequence ATGTTTGGATTAGGACTTCCTGAGATTGTTGTAATTCTAATCATCGTGCTTGCCGTTTTCGGAGTCGGGAAACTACCGGAGGTCGGTTCTGGCCTCGGAAGAGCCGTCCGGGGATTTAAGAAATCGGTGTCGGAGCAGACGGAGATCGACGTCACTCCCCCCAAAGACCATTCAGGCGACAAAAAAGACTGA